Proteins co-encoded in one Quercus robur chromosome 8, dhQueRobu3.1, whole genome shotgun sequence genomic window:
- the LOC126696881 gene encoding protein NTM1-like 9 — protein sequence MTSMTYSETGLDSIPVGYRFHPTDEELVSHYLGLKMQGDKEYEVRAIGEVNICKYEPWDLPGLSVIKSDDQEWFFFCAREINRSRVNRATKRGYWKSTGRDRNIRAKGTNTVIATKKTLVFHEGRVPTGVRTSWVIHEYQPVAFHHHEKAFVLCRLKRKTDVKTNEAPLDDASDFETQVPGHTIPEIHEINRVDIDPASLLQSQHQDYKVAYSLQLKEYNQPEPCVVDPTFTDGFEQDYDFANEQEEDQFVNSLFNPQDEYTFEEFRQSNDSRTPESSIKIYYNGGGLSSDSDTDTAQAQHQQMHIINGGTASSSNRGQYKENRNGVVLDASSLDSAADIRHVLSTQSQGQRSPPSIGTLKLQYPPRSRHSVEQRAAPRKFHPKNSSLKVVSVDKAKDASRLSITTNLPQKERSITESDKEQKMAQGTNADNSPRSAGSDRKGSLIFQETSQKGHESTPPLVYFVKILIGIFLFVVFIREMLLYGNWC from the exons ATGACAAGCATGACATATTCTGAAACTGGATTGGATTCAATACCGGTGGGATATAGATTCCACCCAACCGATGAAGAATTGGTCAGCCACTATCTGGGGCTCAAAATGCAAGGCGACAAGGAATACGAAGTCCGAGCCATCGGTGAAGTTAATATCTGCAAATACGAGCCTTGGGATTTACCCG GGTTATCAGTGATCAAGTCAGATGACCAAGAATGGTTCTTCTTTTGTGCCCGGGAAATCAACCGATCCCGAGTGAACAGGGCGACCAAGAGAGGCTACTGGAAATCCACCGGGAGGGATAGGAATATCAGGGCTAAAGGAACCAACACTGTAATTGCTACAAAGAAGACTTTGGTGTTCCATGAAGGTCGTGTTCCAACTGGGGTCAGGACCTCTTGGGTTATACATGAGTATCAGCCAGTTGCCTTTCATCATCACGAG AAAGCTTTTGTCCTCTGCCGCTTAAAGAGAAAAACAGATGTGAAGACTAATGAGGCTCCCCTTGATGATGCTTCTGATTTTGAAACTCAGGTGCCAGGGCATACAATTCCAGAG ATTCATGAAATCAATCGAGTAGACATAGACCCGGCATCACTCCTTCAATCTCAGCATCAGGATTACAAAGTCGCTTACTCATTGCAGCTAAAAGAATACAATCAGCCGGAACCTTGTGTTGTGGATCCCACATTTACTGATGGCTTTGAACAGGATTACGACTTCGCTAATGAACAGGAAGAGGATCAGTTTGTCAATTCACTTTTCAACCCGCAGGATGAATATACCTTTGAAGAATTCAGGCAATCCAATGATTCCAGGACACCAGAGTCATCGATAAAGATATACTATAATGGCGGTGGACTAAGCAGTGATTCGGACACTGACACAGCCCAAGCACag CACCAGCAAATGCATATCATTAACGGTGGAACTGCATCCTCGTCTAACCGTGGCCAGtacaaagaaaatagaaatggtGTCGTTCTTGATGCTTCTTCTCTCGACTCAGCTGCAGATATCCGTCATGTGCTCAGCACTCAATCGCAGGGTCAACGATCTCCTCCAAGCATAGGAACCTTGAAGCTTCAATATCCACCAAGATCCCGCCACTCTGTAGAACAGAGAGCTGCTCCTAGAAAATTCCACCCGAAGAATAGCAGTCTTAAAGTTGTATCCGTTGACAAG GCCAAAGATGCTTCAAGACTCAGTATTACTACTAATCTGCCCCAGAAAGAAAGATCCATTACGGAATCTGACAAAGAGCAGAAAATGGCTCAAGGTACCAATGCAGATAATAGTCCTAGGTCAGCGGGCAGTGATCGGAAGGGTTCCCTCATTTTCCAAGAGACATCTCAAAAAGGCCATGAATCTACTCCGCCCTTGGTGTATTTTGTCAAAATACTCATAggtatatttttgtttgtggtCTTTATTCGGGAAATGCTGCTTTATGGGAACTGGTGCTAA
- the LOC126696444 gene encoding uncharacterized protein LOC126696444, translated as MAYLDQDPGTQYNYFAIPREPSTTLLRYVFWAFAPCIAAFRYCRPVISIDETHLYGKYRGVLMIAMTTNANQKVLPLAFAVVDKESGHSWGWFLECLRSSIGHVIPNECICIISDRHKGIKCTIAEWPRGDDGSIWVFHRYCLRHVDSNFNTHFNDPTLKALALKAGYATHEAKFESIMQTIKDVEINAMSGVEPDDPIIARLIPCTYLISEDLDKWTQSHDGGRRYGAMTTNISECFNRVLRGTRGLPIAAMVKFTWCKLVA; from the coding sequence ATGGCATACTTGGATCAGGATCCGGGTACCCAGTACAACTATTTCGCCATACCTAGGGAACCTAGTACTACGTTACTGCGCTATGTATTTTGGGCATTTGCTCCATGCATTGCTGCATTTAGATATTGCAGGCCAGTAATCAGTATTGATGAGACTCATCTGTATGGTAAATATCGAGGGGTGTTGATGATTGCAATGACAACTAATGCTAACCAAAAGGTTTTACCTCTCGCCTTTGCTGTTGTGGACAAGGAGTCAGGGCAtagttgggggtggtttttAGAGTGTCTCAGGAGTTCGATAGGGCATGTGATACCTAATGAGTGCATTTGCATTATTTCTGATCGACATAAAGGTATCAAATGCACCATTGCAGAGTGGCCTAGAGGTGATGATGGAAGCATATGGGTATTTCACCGATATTGTCTTCGACATGTTGATAGCAACTTCAACACACACTTTAATGACCCGACTCTAAAGGCATTGGCCTTGAAAGCTGGATATGCGACTCATGAAGCTAAATTTGAGTCCATAATGCAAACCATTAAGGATGTCGAGATTAATGCAATGAGCGGTGTAGAACCTGATGATCCCATTATTGCCCGCCTGATACCATGCACATATCTAATAAGTGAGGATCTGGACAAATGGACCCAGTCACATGATGGTGGAAGACGTTacggggcaatgacaaccaatatcTCAGAGTGCTTTAATAGGGTACTTAGAGGTACCCGCGGTTTGCCCATTGCTGCAATGGTTAAGTTCACTTGGTGCAAACTTGTTGCATAG
- the LOC126696879 gene encoding NAC domain-containing protein 96-like, which yields MTSSGTGLDVPVGYRFHPTDEELVNHYLRLKMQGGKDFEVRAIGEVNIYKHEPWDLPDLSVFPSSDDQEWFFFCAWEIKFTNSNRSNRLTEKGYWKSTGKDRNIKARGTNNVIGTKKTLVFYVGRGRNGVRTPWVIHEYKPATFLRHEKAFVLCRLFKKADVRTNEAPCDDGDVSSYAASDFEGQVPGHTIPEIHEFNRVDAELASLLQSQQQDYDFAYSLQLEEEYNQPEPSVVDPTFTDCFEQDYPFANEQAEVQFVNSFINPQDEYTFEEFRQSNDSRAPESSIKIYYNGGGLSSDSDTDTAQAQHQQMHIINGGTASSSNRGQYKENRNGVVLDASSVDSAADIRHVLSTQSQGQRSPPGIGTLKLQYPPRSRHSVEQRAAPRKFHLKNRSLKVVSIDKAKDVSRLSITTNLPQKESSITESDKEQKMARGTNADNSPKLKKVRSAGSDRKGSLIFQETAQKGHESTPPLVYFVKILIGIFLFVVFIRKMLLYGNWR from the exons ATGACATCTTCTGGAACTGGATTAGACGTACCGGTGGGATATAGATTCCACCCAACCGATGAAGAATTGGTCAACCACTATCTGAGGCTCAAAATGCAAGGCGGCAAGGACTTCGAAGTCCGAGCCATTGGTGAAGTTAATATCTACAAACATGAGCCTTGGGATTTACCCG ACTTATCAGTATTCCCGTCGTCAGATGACCAAGAATGGTTCTTCTTTTGTGCCTGGGAAATCAAGTTCACTAACAGTAACCGATCGAACAGGTTGACCGAGAAAGGCTACTGGAAATCCACCGGTAAGGATAGGAACATCAAGGCTAGAGGAACCAACAATGTgattggtacaaagaagactttGGTGTTCTATGTAGGTCGTGGTCGAAATGGGGTCAGGACCCCTTGGGTTATTCATGAGTATAAGCCAGCTACCTTTCTTCGTCACGAG AAAGCTTTTGTCCTCTGCCGCTTATTTAAAAAAGCAGATGTGAGGACTAATGAGGCTCCCTGTGATGATGGTGATGTAAGCAGCTATGCTGCTTCTGATTTTGAAGGTCAGGTGCCAGGGCATACAATTCCAGAG ATTCATGAATTCAATCGAGTAGATGCAGAACTGGCATCACTCCTTCAATCTCAGCAACAGGATTACGACTTCGCTTACTCATTGCAGTTAGAAGAAGAATACAATCAGCCGGAACCTTCTGTTGTGGATCCCACATTTACTGATTGCTTTGAACAGGATTACCCCTTCGCTAATGAACAGGCAGAGGTTCAGTTTGTCAATTCATTTATCAACCCGCAGGATGAATATACCTTTGAAGAATTCAGGCAATCCAATGATTCCAGGGCACCAGAGTCATCGATAAAGATATACTATAATGGTGGTGGACTAAGCAGTGATTCGGACACTGACACAGCCCAAGCACag CACCAGCAAATGCATATCATTAACGGTGGAACTGCATCCTCGTCTAACCGTGGCCAGtacaaagaaaatagaaatggtGTCGTTCTTGATGCTTCTTCTGTCGACTCAGCTGCAGATATCCGTCATGTGCTCAGCACTCAATCACAGGGTCAACGATCTCCTCCAGGCATAGGAACCTTGAAGCTTCAATATCCACCAAGATCCCGCCACTCTGTAGAACAGAGAGCTGCTCCTAGAAAATTCCACCTGAAGAATAGGAGTCTTAAAGTTGTATCCATTGACAAG GCCAAAGATGTTTCAAGACTCAGTATTACTACTAATCTGCCCCAGAAAGAAAGTTCCATTACAGAATCTGACAAAGAGCAGAAAATGGCTCGAGGCACCAATGCAGATAATAGTCCTAAGTTGAAAAAGGTTAGGTCAGCGGGTAGTGATCGGAAGGGTTCCCTCATTTTCCAAGAGACAGCTCAAAAAGGCCATGAATCTACTCCGCCCTTGGTGTATTTTGTCAAAATACTCATAggtatatttttgtttgtggtCTTTATTCGGAAAATGCTGCTATATGGGAACTGGCGCTAA